The Pseudomonas saponiphila DNA window AGGCGCAGCACCTGGGCGGCTTCCGCCAGTTGCGGCGAAAGCTGGGCGACGCTGCGCTGGGTGGCGATGAACAGCGGGAAGAACGCGGCCAGGGCGACAAACACCCACTTGGCCAGTTCCCCCAGGCCGAACCAGGCAGTGAGCAGCGGCACCCAGGCGAAGATGGCGATCTGGCGGATGGCGGCCAGGGTCGGCCCCAACAGCCGTTCGCTGAGCCGTGACAGGCCCAGCAGCAGGCCAAAGCCCAGGCCCAGGCCACCGCCCAGCAGCAGGCCGCCGAGGGTACGCCCCAGGCTCAGGCCCATGCCGCCCAGCAGGCTGCCGTCGAGCAGGCCGGTGCCAGTGGTGGCGAGCACCGCCAGCGGGCTGGGGAGAATGTTCGGGTCGACCCATTGCTGGTCGCTTGCCGCCTGCCACAGGGCCAGCAGCGCCAGGGGCAGCAGCCAGGGTTGCAGGCGCTGCCAGCCCTGGTAGCGCGGGCCACGACGGAATTCGGCGGTGGCCGGGTGCGGCCAGTACACCAGCTTGCGGTCGAGCCAGCCGATGCCGCGGTCCATGAAAACTCCCAGCAGGCCGATCACCAGGATGCAGACGAAGACGATGTCCAGCATGAACAGCTGTCGCGCCCAGACCATCAGGTAGCCGATGCCTTCGCTGGAGGCCAGCAGCTCCACCGCCAGCAGCGAGGTCCAGCCGGTGGCCAGGGCCAGGCGCACCCCGGCCATGAACGCCGGCAGCGCGGCGGGCAGCACCAGGCGCCGGATCAGCAGCGCAGGGGGCAGGCGCAGCACCGCGGCAGCTTCCCGCAGCTTGGGCTGGGCATCACGCACGCCCACCAGCGTATGCAAGGTCACGGGGACCACCACGGCCTTGATCAGCACCACCAGCTTGAGCACTTCACCGATGCCGAAAAACACCATGAACAGCGGAATCCAGGCCAGGGTCGGGATCTGCGACAGGGCGCCGAAGGTCGGAAACACCAGGCGCTCCAGGCGTCGGCTGAAACCCAGCGCGCCGCCCAGTAGCGCCCCGGCGGCGATGCCCGCCAGCAAGCCCCAGAACAGCCGTTGCAGGCTGATTGCCAGGTGGCTCCACAGTTCGCCGTGAGCCAGCTCCAGGGCGCTGCTCCAGACCAGCGCCGGAGCCGGCAGGATCTGCTCGCTCATCCACAGGTTGCGGCTGGCCAGCCACCACAGGACGAACAGGCTCAGGGGCAGCAGCCAGGGCAGCAGGCGCTGATGGATGGCGGGCCAGCCCGGGCGTCCGTTGGACGGTGCCGCCAGGGGCAGGCTGAGCAGGGAAACACGGGCCATGGATGACCTCCGTCGTCGGGTTCTGCATGGCGTGGGTCGATGCCGTGGGGGCTGGCGTGTCGGCGAATCAGCCCTTGAGGGCGACGCAGGGCTTGCGGGCCTCTTCGTCGGCAAGCCGGCGCCTACGGGATATGCATTTGTGATCTATTAAAATTCTTATCGATTCAATTGGGAGATAAGAAAGGCCATTTAAGGCTTCTCGCCGACACGCATCCAATGCATTTGAAGAATATTTTTCATGCGTTTCATGCATGTCCCCGGGGATGCCCGTGGATGCTGGTTTATTCGAATCGGTTCTTAAAATGTGAATTTATAGTATTTATATGTTGATCGATTCCGTGCCTACCTTCTGCGCATCACCGCCTTTGTCAGCAGGAGCCGCACCCATGAACCTTCCCTTCAAACGAGTCATCAGTCTGTTCGCCGCGCCGGCCCTGGCGGGGCTCCTGGGCTGCCTGCCGCTGCTGGCCCAGGCCGCCGAACTCAAGGAGATCCGCATCGCCGTGCCCGACCTCAGCGCCGGCACCCAGCACAGCGGCGGCGGGGTGGTGGACGTGTTGCGCCAGCAGCAGATCTTTGAAAAGGCCTTCGCCGACCAGGGCATCAAGATCCAGTGGAATTTCTTCAAGGGCGCAGGCCCGGTGATCAACGAAGCCTTTGCCAACGGCCAGGTCGACCTGGCTTATCTCGGCGACCTGGCGGCCATCATCGGCAAGTCCAATGGCCTGGATACCCGTTTGCTCAGCGCCTCGGCCCGTGGGGTCAAGCACTACCTGGGGGTGGTGCCGGGCTCCGGGATCAAGACCCTGGAAGACCTCAAGGGCAAGCGCGTGGCGGTGTTCCGTGGCACGGCTACCCAGCTGTCGTTCGACGCGGCCCTGGCCAGCCGGGGCCTTAGCGAGAAGGACCTGAAAGTGGTCAACCTCGACTTCAACGCGGCGGTGGCGGCCCTGGCGGCCAAGCAGATCGATGCTTCCTGGGGCAGCACCGGGCTCTCGGCCCTGCGCAGCAAGGGGCTGGCCGAACTGCCCCTGAGCACCAAGGACCTGGGCGGCGCCGGCAGCGTGCAGAGCGTGCTGGTGGGCGCCGGCAAGTTTGTCGACGAGCATCCCGAGGCCGTGGAAAAACTGCTCAAGGCCCAGCAGCAGGCGGTGCAGTGGCTGACCCAGGACAGCAACAAGGACGCCTATATCCAGCTGGTGTCGGGCCTGGCCAGCTACCCGCCGGTGATCTTGCAGGAGGACCTCAAGGACCAGCGCCTGAGTGAGATCTTCCCCTCGACCCTGGACCCGGTGTTCCTCGGCAAACTGCAGGAATCGGTGGACCTGGCGGCCAAGGAGCGGTTGATCCGCAAGCCGTTCAAGGTCGATGCCTGGGTGGCGCCGCAACTGGCTGCTGCCGGTCTTTGAAGTCGACGCCATGCGCCGACAAGCCGGCTCCTGCGTAGCCCTGTAGGAGCCGGCCTGCCGGCGAGGGCGGTCTTGAGGGCCTCTTCGCTGGCAAGCCAGCTCCTACGGTCGGCGGGGATATCGTGCGGGATCTTGCCGACGAAGCCGTTCTACACGGCGATGGCGTGCCCCTGCCGATCCACCTCCACCAACACCTCGATCAGCTTGCGCGCCGCCGGCGACAGGCGAAAACCGCTGCGGCTGACGATGCCGCAGCGGGCGTTCAGGCTGTCGAGGTTCTGCGGCAGGTTGCGCCAGTGCAACAGCACCAGCGATCCCTGCTCGATGTCTTCGGCAAAGGCCTCGGCGGTGCCCACGCCAATGGCGTTGGACTGGCGGACGATCTTCACCAGCGCCGGAAAGTGTTCGGTTTCGATGGTCGGTGAAAAGTCGATGCGTCCGCTGAGGTTGGCCAGCAGTTTGCGAATCCCCGGGGGGATCAGGGTGGCGGCCAGGGGGTAATCGAACATGTCGTTGGTGGACAGGCTTTCCTTGGCCAGCAGCGGGTGCCCGGGGCGGCAGAAGAACACCCCGCGCTTGGGCGTCAGCGGTTGGGTCTGGTAGTTCGGATCGGCCTCGAAATGGCGGATGTCGGCGATGAAGAATTCGATCTCTTCACGGTTCAGGCTGCGGCTGAGTTTCTCCCAGTTATCCACGGCAAAGCAGGTGCGCACCTTGGGGTGGGCACTGGTGAATTGCGCCACCGCGTCGGGCACCAGTTTCACCGCCGGCGCCGGGCCGCAGCCGAAGCGCACCTCACCGGCGTCGAGCTTGGTCATCTGCGTCACTTCACTGCTGAGCAAGGCCGCGCCCTGGACCAGGCTCAAGGCGTGCTGCAGCACCACCTGGCCTTCCGGGGTGGGGCGCAGGTCCTTGTTGCCGCGGTCCACCAAGACACAACCGAACTCCTGTTCCAGGCCCTGGATACTGCGGCTGAAGGCCGGCTGGGTAATGCCCATGGCATCGGCGGCACGGACAAAACTGCGGTGTTCATTAAGGGCGATGAAGTAACGCAATTGGCGAAGATCCATATGCTTTCCCGGCATCCGAAAAATAGCTCGAAGGCATTTGCGACGAGTGAGGCATGAGGTTTTAAATGCAAGCTCTTATTCCGTCAACGAAGCATGTGGTTATCTATTAGATCTAAATTGAATATAGATAGAGCGTTGTTTCGCGGCGGTTCCAACCGTAAGCAGTCGATGAGGGTGTACCTGATGAGCAATGCCGCCTTAGCCGTTAAACCCGCTGT harbors:
- a CDS encoding ABC transporter permease gives rise to the protein MARVSLLSLPLAAPSNGRPGWPAIHQRLLPWLLPLSLFVLWWLASRNLWMSEQILPAPALVWSSALELAHGELWSHLAISLQRLFWGLLAGIAAGALLGGALGFSRRLERLVFPTFGALSQIPTLAWIPLFMVFFGIGEVLKLVVLIKAVVVPVTLHTLVGVRDAQPKLREAAAVLRLPPALLIRRLVLPAALPAFMAGVRLALATGWTSLLAVELLASSEGIGYLMVWARQLFMLDIVFVCILVIGLLGVFMDRGIGWLDRKLVYWPHPATAEFRRGPRYQGWQRLQPWLLPLALLALWQAASDQQWVDPNILPSPLAVLATTGTGLLDGSLLGGMGLSLGRTLGGLLLGGGLGLGFGLLLGLSRLSERLLGPTLAAIRQIAIFAWVPLLTAWFGLGELAKWVFVALAAFFPLFIATQRSVAQLSPQLAEAAQVLRLNLWQRLRRLVLPGAAPGIFAGLRISLIYAWLGTIGAEYFMPSNGGIGSQMISAQQLLRMDLIMAGMLLVGLTGALLNLIGQQLEIRATRWRHA
- a CDS encoding ABC transporter substrate-binding protein; amino-acid sequence: MNLPFKRVISLFAAPALAGLLGCLPLLAQAAELKEIRIAVPDLSAGTQHSGGGVVDVLRQQQIFEKAFADQGIKIQWNFFKGAGPVINEAFANGQVDLAYLGDLAAIIGKSNGLDTRLLSASARGVKHYLGVVPGSGIKTLEDLKGKRVAVFRGTATQLSFDAALASRGLSEKDLKVVNLDFNAAVAALAAKQIDASWGSTGLSALRSKGLAELPLSTKDLGGAGSVQSVLVGAGKFVDEHPEAVEKLLKAQQQAVQWLTQDSNKDAYIQLVSGLASYPPVILQEDLKDQRLSEIFPSTLDPVFLGKLQESVDLAAKERLIRKPFKVDAWVAPQLAAAGL
- a CDS encoding LysR family transcriptional regulator — encoded protein: MDLRQLRYFIALNEHRSFVRAADAMGITQPAFSRSIQGLEQEFGCVLVDRGNKDLRPTPEGQVVLQHALSLVQGAALLSSEVTQMTKLDAGEVRFGCGPAPAVKLVPDAVAQFTSAHPKVRTCFAVDNWEKLSRSLNREEIEFFIADIRHFEADPNYQTQPLTPKRGVFFCRPGHPLLAKESLSTNDMFDYPLAATLIPPGIRKLLANLSGRIDFSPTIETEHFPALVKIVRQSNAIGVGTAEAFAEDIEQGSLVLLHWRNLPQNLDSLNARCGIVSRSGFRLSPAARKLIEVLVEVDRQGHAIAV